Proteins co-encoded in one Microbacterium hydrocarbonoxydans genomic window:
- the ilvA gene encoding threonine ammonia-lyase, whose product MSAVPSLTEFESAAQSLAEVITHTPTLPSRALSDILGAPVLLKMENLQRTGSFKIRGAAYRLSRLSIEERSRGVVAASAGNHAQGVALAAQALGIPATIFMPIGVPVPKLLATRGYGAEVVLEGETVATSLRLASEFSERTGAMLIHPFDHRDVVVGQGTLGLELLEDAPEVDTIVLGIGGGGLIAGVAAAVKARAAELGRTVRIIGVQAENAAAVPPSLDAGHPVDIETRPTIADGILVARPGAIPFDIIKDLVDEVVTVSDDDLARAILILLEQAKVVVEPAGAAGVAAILAGKVSATGTTMAVLSGGNIDPLLLQRVVSHGLAASGRYLTIRVPLPDRPGQLARVSELIAEAGANVIEAMHTRHGHGLQISEVILELSVETRGAEHSEHTLDTLRRAGFEPMIVPD is encoded by the coding sequence ATGAGCGCAGTCCCCAGCCTGACCGAGTTCGAGAGCGCTGCTCAGAGTCTTGCTGAGGTGATCACTCACACACCCACGCTTCCGTCACGCGCGCTCTCCGACATCCTCGGTGCACCGGTCCTGCTCAAGATGGAGAACCTCCAGCGCACGGGCTCGTTCAAGATCCGCGGCGCTGCCTATCGTCTGTCGCGACTGAGCATCGAGGAGCGGTCGCGAGGTGTGGTGGCAGCATCCGCAGGCAACCATGCACAGGGCGTCGCGCTCGCGGCTCAGGCTCTCGGCATCCCCGCCACGATCTTCATGCCGATCGGCGTCCCTGTGCCCAAGCTGCTCGCCACGCGCGGATACGGCGCCGAGGTCGTGCTCGAAGGCGAGACGGTCGCGACGTCGCTCCGCCTCGCTTCCGAGTTCTCCGAGCGCACCGGTGCGATGCTGATCCACCCGTTCGACCATCGCGACGTCGTGGTCGGCCAGGGCACTCTCGGGCTCGAGCTGCTCGAGGACGCCCCAGAGGTCGACACCATCGTCCTCGGCATCGGGGGAGGCGGCCTCATCGCCGGCGTGGCCGCGGCGGTCAAGGCCCGTGCCGCTGAGCTCGGCAGAACCGTGCGGATCATCGGCGTGCAGGCCGAGAATGCGGCGGCTGTGCCGCCGTCGCTCGACGCCGGGCATCCCGTCGACATCGAGACGCGGCCGACCATCGCCGACGGCATCCTGGTCGCGCGCCCCGGTGCGATCCCGTTCGACATCATCAAAGACCTCGTCGACGAGGTCGTCACGGTCTCCGACGACGATCTCGCACGTGCCATCCTGATCCTGCTCGAGCAGGCCAAGGTCGTGGTCGAGCCCGCGGGCGCGGCAGGGGTCGCAGCGATCCTCGCCGGCAAGGTCTCGGCGACGGGAACGACGATGGCGGTGCTGTCGGGAGGCAACATCGACCCGCTCCTGTTGCAGCGCGTGGTCTCCCACGGACTCGCGGCATCCGGCCGATACCTGACGATCCGGGTCCCGCTGCCCGACCGTCCCGGTCAACTCGCGAGGGTCTCGGAGCTCATCGCCGAAGCCGGCGCCAACGTGATCGAGGCCATGCACACCCGGCATGGGCACGGTCTGCAGATCAGCGAGGTGATCCTCGAGCTGAGCGTCGAGACGCGTGGCGCCGAGCACTCCGAGCACACTCTCGACACCCTGCGTCGCGCAGGCTTCGAGCCGATGATCGTCCCGGACTGA
- a CDS encoding hemolysin III family protein translates to MEEAAHDAAVDIKPTWRGWLHAATFPVAIVAGIVLIAVAQGGAAKWAAAVFMATSLLLFGNSALYHRIDWSPKVKMILKRIDHANILLLIAGTYTPLAVLALPPEKGSLLLVFVWSGALLGILFRVFWINAPRWLYVALYLLLGWAAVMYLADLFVANATMMALVIIGGLLYTGGAVIYALKKPNPWPGHFGFHEIFHLCTVLAFLCHWTACLLIALEPLSPSLGA, encoded by the coding sequence ATGGAGGAGGCGGCGCACGACGCCGCCGTCGACATCAAGCCCACGTGGCGCGGATGGCTGCACGCGGCGACCTTCCCCGTCGCGATCGTCGCCGGCATCGTGCTCATCGCGGTCGCACAGGGAGGCGCCGCCAAGTGGGCGGCCGCGGTCTTCATGGCGACATCGTTGCTGCTCTTCGGCAACTCGGCGCTCTATCACCGGATCGACTGGAGTCCCAAGGTCAAGATGATCCTCAAGCGGATCGACCACGCGAACATCCTGCTGCTGATCGCGGGCACATACACTCCGCTGGCCGTGCTGGCCCTGCCTCCGGAGAAGGGCTCACTGCTCCTCGTCTTCGTGTGGAGCGGCGCGCTGCTCGGCATCCTGTTCCGGGTGTTCTGGATCAATGCACCGCGCTGGCTCTATGTCGCGCTGTACCTGCTTCTGGGGTGGGCTGCGGTGATGTACCTGGCCGACCTGTTCGTCGCGAACGCGACGATGATGGCGCTCGTCATCATCGGCGGTCTGCTCTACACGGGCGGCGCCGTCATCTACGCGCTCAAGAAGCCCAACCCGTGGCCCGGCCATTTCGGGTTCCACGAGATCTTCCACCTGTGCACCGTGCTCGCGTTCCTGTGCCACTGGACCGCGTGCCTGCTCATCGCACTCGAGCCGCTGTCGCCCTCGCTCGGGGCCTGA
- the greA gene encoding transcription elongation factor GreA, with amino-acid sequence MSTDAQVPFLTQEAYDRLVAELEHLSTTGRDEIAKRIEAAREEGDLKENGGYHAAKDEQGKQEARIRTLEGLLKTAKVGEAPASRGIVEPGTVVTALVAGGEEVFLLGSREIAAGSDLDVYSEASPLGQAILGLKVGDTSSYEAPNGRSIAVEIVNVETYTG; translated from the coding sequence ATGTCTACTGACGCTCAGGTTCCCTTCCTCACGCAGGAAGCCTACGACCGGCTCGTCGCCGAGCTGGAGCATCTCTCCACCACAGGACGCGATGAGATCGCCAAGCGCATCGAGGCAGCCCGCGAAGAGGGCGACCTCAAGGAGAACGGCGGATACCACGCCGCGAAGGATGAGCAGGGCAAGCAGGAGGCCCGCATCCGCACGCTCGAGGGACTGTTGAAGACCGCGAAGGTCGGCGAGGCCCCCGCGAGTCGCGGCATCGTCGAACCCGGCACGGTCGTGACAGCGCTCGTCGCGGGCGGCGAGGAGGTCTTCCTTCTGGGCAGCCGCGAGATCGCCGCGGGCAGCGACCTCGATGTCTACAGCGAGGCGAGCCCGCTCGGTCAGGCCATCCTCGGACTCAAGGTCGGCGACACGTCGTCGTACGAAGCGCCGAACGGTCGGTCGATCGCGGTCGAGATCGTGAACGTCGAGACGTACACCGGCTGA
- a CDS encoding carbon starvation CstA family protein, which yields MSDATTTARDDRLPPVAVEEKPRWTPLKIVLWVAITLLGGVAWTMLAIVRGETVNAIWFVFAAVCTYLVFYRFYSKFIERNLVKPNDRRATPAEYKADGKDYVATDRRVLFGHHFAAIAGAGPLVGPVLAAQMGYLPGTIWIIVGVVLAGAVQDYLVMFFSMRRGGRSLGQMARDELGRFGGTAAIIATLLIMIIITAILALVVVNALGESPWGVFSVAMTIPIALFMGAYLRWIRPGKITEVSLIGFVLLMAAIIGGGMVAETDWGQAIFTLDRTTIAWGIIVYGFIAAVLPVWMLLAPRDYLSTFMKIGVIVALAVAILFVRPEITVPAFSEFAAGETGPVWAGALFPFLFVTIACGALSGFHALIASGTTPKMIEKEKQTRFIGYGGMLMESFVAIMALVAAISIDRGLYFAMNSSPAATLGTVEGAVQFVNSLGLAGVNLTPEMLTSTAEAVGEESIVSRTGGAPTLALGLAHIMQQWIGGTGMMAFWYHFAIMFEALFILTAVDAGTRVARFMLQDSVGNVIPRFKDTSWRMGAWICTAVMVAGWGAVLIMGVTDPLGGINTLFPLFGIANQLLAAIALAVVLTIVARRRTFRVLWVVALPLAFVTVVTVTASLQKIFSTVPQVGYFANHVAFRDALAAGETSFGTATSVAAMEAVVRNTMIQGILSVTFLVLSVIVITISIVKVIQALRPGPVVDHEDPEVPSRRFAPAGLIASPHERAVEKEWNALPTSAQPTRGH from the coding sequence ATGAGCGATGCGACGACGACCGCCCGAGATGACCGGCTGCCACCCGTGGCGGTCGAGGAGAAACCGCGTTGGACGCCGCTGAAGATCGTGCTCTGGGTGGCGATCACGTTGTTGGGCGGCGTCGCCTGGACGATGCTCGCCATCGTCAGGGGAGAGACGGTGAACGCGATCTGGTTCGTGTTCGCGGCCGTCTGCACCTACCTCGTGTTCTACCGCTTCTACTCGAAGTTCATCGAGCGCAATCTCGTCAAGCCGAATGACCGGCGAGCGACCCCCGCCGAGTACAAGGCAGACGGCAAGGACTACGTCGCGACCGACCGTCGAGTGCTCTTCGGTCACCACTTCGCCGCGATCGCCGGCGCCGGCCCGCTGGTGGGGCCTGTGCTGGCCGCGCAGATGGGATACCTTCCCGGCACCATCTGGATCATCGTCGGCGTCGTGCTGGCGGGTGCCGTGCAGGACTACCTCGTGATGTTCTTCTCCATGCGGCGGGGCGGGCGATCACTCGGCCAGATGGCCCGCGATGAGTTGGGCAGGTTCGGCGGCACCGCGGCCATCATCGCCACGCTGCTCATCATGATCATCATCACGGCGATCCTCGCGCTCGTGGTCGTGAACGCCCTGGGGGAGAGCCCGTGGGGCGTGTTCTCGGTGGCGATGACGATCCCGATCGCCCTGTTCATGGGCGCATACCTGCGGTGGATCCGGCCCGGCAAGATCACCGAGGTGTCGCTCATCGGCTTCGTGCTGCTGATGGCTGCGATCATCGGCGGCGGCATGGTCGCTGAGACCGACTGGGGCCAGGCGATCTTCACGCTCGATCGCACGACGATCGCCTGGGGGATCATCGTCTACGGCTTCATCGCCGCGGTGCTGCCGGTGTGGATGCTGCTCGCTCCCCGCGACTACCTCTCGACCTTCATGAAGATCGGGGTGATCGTGGCACTGGCCGTCGCCATCCTGTTCGTGCGCCCCGAGATCACCGTTCCCGCGTTCAGCGAGTTCGCGGCGGGTGAGACCGGGCCGGTCTGGGCCGGGGCGCTGTTCCCCTTCCTGTTCGTCACGATCGCGTGCGGCGCGCTGAGCGGATTCCACGCGCTCATCGCCTCGGGCACGACGCCGAAGATGATCGAGAAGGAGAAGCAGACCCGCTTCATCGGCTACGGCGGCATGCTCATGGAGTCGTTCGTGGCGATCATGGCGCTCGTCGCCGCGATCTCGATCGACCGCGGCCTGTACTTCGCGATGAACTCGTCGCCTGCAGCGACGCTGGGCACCGTCGAGGGGGCCGTGCAGTTCGTCAACAGCCTCGGGCTCGCCGGGGTGAACCTCACTCCCGAGATGCTCACGAGCACGGCCGAGGCGGTGGGTGAAGAGTCGATCGTCTCTCGCACCGGAGGTGCTCCGACCCTCGCGCTCGGCCTCGCGCACATCATGCAGCAGTGGATCGGCGGTACCGGCATGATGGCGTTCTGGTATCACTTCGCGATCATGTTCGAGGCGCTGTTCATCCTCACGGCGGTCGACGCCGGCACCCGCGTCGCGCGATTCATGCTGCAGGACTCGGTGGGCAACGTCATCCCTCGTTTCAAGGACACGTCGTGGCGGATGGGCGCGTGGATCTGCACCGCGGTGATGGTCGCCGGCTGGGGCGCGGTGCTGATCATGGGCGTGACGGACCCCCTCGGAGGCATCAACACGCTGTTCCCGCTGTTCGGCATCGCCAATCAGCTGCTGGCGGCGATCGCGCTCGCCGTGGTGCTCACGATCGTCGCCCGCAGGCGCACGTTCAGGGTTCTGTGGGTGGTGGCCCTGCCGCTGGCGTTCGTGACGGTCGTCACCGTGACGGCCTCGCTGCAGAAGATATTCTCGACCGTGCCGCAGGTCGGCTACTTCGCCAATCACGTCGCCTTCCGCGACGCCCTCGCTGCGGGTGAGACGTCGTTCGGCACTGCGACGAGCGTCGCTGCGATGGAGGCGGTCGTACGCAACACGATGATCCAGGGCATCCTGTCGGTGACGTTCCTCGTGCTGTCGGTGATCGTCATCACCATCTCGATCGTCAAGGTCATCCAGGCGCTGCGTCCGGGGCCCGTCGTCGATCACGAGGACCCGGAGGTGCCGTCGCGTCGGTTCGCGCCTGCCGGTCTCATCGCCTCGCCGCACGAGCGGGCCGTCGAGAAGGAATGGAACGCGCTGCCGACATCCGCTCAGCCGACGAGGGGGCACTGA
- a CDS encoding PhoH family protein: MTSRTQQSSTAQQSSRSTVRAASADQDQDLRTYVLDTSVLLSDPQAFFRFAEHSVVIPVVVITELEGKRHDPEIGYFARQALRHLDDLRVEHGRLDFPVEVGEGGTLRVELANTDASVLPAGIRLSDNDTRILSVAMHLAQDGQDVTIVSKDLPMRVKAASLGLRAEEYLAEQAVDSGWTGIATLDLSGDEISDLYESEVGISEDARGIPVNTGLILHSERGSALGRVTGEGEYRLVRGDRDIFGMHGRSAEQRIAIDLLTDPEVGIVSLGGRAGTGKSALALCAGLEAVLERQQQKKIIVFRPLFAVGGQELGYLPGDQGEKMGPWGQAVFDTLGSVVSGNVMEEVVERGILEVLPLTHIRGRSLHDAFVIVDEAQSLERNVLLTVLSRMGQNSRVVLTHDVGQRDNLRVGRHDGIASVIETLKGHDLFAHVTLMRSERSAIAALVTELLEGGELS; encoded by the coding sequence GTGACCTCACGTACGCAGCAGTCCAGCACCGCCCAGCAGTCCAGCCGCAGCACCGTTCGAGCAGCATCCGCAGACCAGGATCAGGACCTCCGCACCTACGTGCTCGACACGTCGGTCCTGTTGAGCGATCCGCAGGCGTTCTTCCGTTTCGCCGAGCACTCGGTGGTGATCCCGGTGGTCGTCATCACCGAACTCGAAGGCAAACGCCACGATCCCGAGATCGGTTACTTCGCGCGGCAGGCGCTCCGTCATCTCGACGACCTGCGCGTCGAGCACGGGCGCCTCGACTTCCCTGTCGAGGTCGGCGAGGGGGGCACACTCCGCGTCGAACTCGCCAACACCGACGCGTCGGTGCTTCCGGCGGGCATCCGGCTCAGCGACAACGACACGCGCATCCTCTCTGTCGCGATGCACCTCGCCCAGGACGGGCAGGACGTCACGATCGTCTCGAAGGACCTTCCGATGCGGGTGAAGGCGGCCTCGTTGGGCTTGCGTGCCGAGGAGTACCTCGCGGAGCAGGCGGTGGATTCGGGATGGACCGGCATCGCCACTCTCGACCTCTCCGGCGACGAGATCAGCGATCTCTACGAGAGCGAGGTGGGGATCAGCGAGGATGCACGCGGGATCCCGGTGAACACGGGCCTCATCCTCCACTCCGAGCGCGGCTCTGCGCTCGGCCGGGTCACCGGCGAGGGGGAATACCGCCTGGTGCGGGGAGACCGGGACATCTTCGGGATGCACGGGCGCTCTGCCGAACAGCGAATCGCCATCGATCTGCTGACGGACCCCGAGGTGGGGATCGTCTCGCTCGGCGGGCGTGCGGGTACGGGCAAGTCGGCTCTTGCGCTCTGCGCGGGGCTCGAGGCGGTGCTCGAGAGGCAGCAGCAGAAGAAGATCATCGTCTTCCGCCCGCTGTTCGCGGTCGGTGGCCAGGAGCTCGGATACCTGCCCGGCGACCAGGGCGAGAAGATGGGGCCGTGGGGGCAGGCCGTCTTCGACACGCTCGGCTCGGTCGTGTCGGGCAACGTCATGGAAGAGGTCGTCGAACGAGGCATCCTCGAGGTGCTGCCGCTCACGCACATCCGCGGACGCTCGCTGCACGACGCCTTCGTGATCGTCGACGAGGCGCAGTCTCTTGAGCGCAACGTCCTGCTCACGGTGCTCAGCCGAATGGGGCAGAACTCCCGGGTCGTGCTCACCCACGATGTCGGCCAGCGCGACAACCTGCGTGTCGGGCGTCATGACGGCATCGCCAGCGTGATCGAGACGCTCAAGGGCCACGACCTCTTCGCGCACGTCACGCTCATGCGATCCGAGCGCTCGGCGATCGCGGCGCTCGTCACCGAGCTCCTCGAGGGAGGCGAGCTCAGCTGA
- a CDS encoding isoprenyl transferase, translating into MTRDGQGRGPLYRLYTNRLRRHLDPTSVPHHVAMMIDGNRRWARQLGYATPAEGHRAGAAKMQEFLGWCDELGIRVVSLYLLSSDNLRKRDSAELADLIEIIAELAEALSREANWRVKHVGRADILPPELARVLEDAQERTRDHTGLHVNLAVGYGGRNEIVDAVRSIVTAHQASGGTIEDLAAHLTPEMIGEHLYTGGQPDPDLVIRTSGEQRLSDFLLWQSAHSEFYFVEALGPDLRQVDFLRAIRDFADRDRRYGR; encoded by the coding sequence ATGACACGCGATGGCCAGGGGCGAGGGCCGCTGTACCGGCTCTACACGAACAGGCTGCGTCGTCACCTCGATCCGACATCGGTTCCCCACCACGTCGCGATGATGATCGACGGCAACAGGCGGTGGGCGCGCCAGCTGGGCTACGCGACACCTGCCGAAGGGCATCGCGCGGGCGCCGCGAAGATGCAGGAGTTCCTCGGATGGTGCGATGAGCTCGGCATCCGCGTCGTCTCCCTGTATCTGCTGTCGAGCGACAACCTGCGAAAGCGGGACTCGGCGGAGCTCGCCGACCTCATCGAGATCATCGCCGAGCTCGCAGAGGCGCTGTCGAGAGAGGCGAACTGGCGGGTGAAGCACGTCGGGCGCGCCGACATCCTCCCTCCCGAACTCGCACGGGTCCTCGAGGACGCGCAGGAGCGCACGCGTGACCACACCGGGCTGCACGTGAACCTCGCGGTCGGGTACGGGGGCCGGAACGAGATCGTGGACGCGGTGCGCAGCATCGTCACGGCGCATCAGGCGTCGGGCGGCACGATCGAGGATCTTGCCGCGCACCTCACGCCGGAGATGATCGGCGAGCACCTCTACACGGGCGGTCAGCCCGATCCCGACCTCGTGATCCGCACGAGCGGCGAGCAGCGGCTGAGCGACTTCCTGCTCTGGCAGAGTGCGCACAGCGAGTTCTACTTCGTGGAGGCCCTCGGACCGGATCTGCGTCAGGTCGATTTCCTGCGCGCGATCCGCGACTTCGCGGATCGCGACCGTCGCTACGGGCGCTGA
- a CDS encoding aminotransferase class V-fold PLP-dependent enzyme gives MSALDHYLATFDEEPGYLNWAAFGPLSSRVRDEVFADADLLASGRPSSLALVAERAMQARTTVAELLGVDAADVTLQPSSTHGLMHAMFGLRGEVIAGSAEFPSVSLTLERAAAVSHGALVPRWLDPDDGRITADAVAEALDDDVTAVVISHVDFRTGYRADLAALREILGPDRLLIVDAVQSFGVVECDFAAADVVVGHGYKWLRAGRGTGFAWFSPTARERIAPVLSGITGSAAPGLPIDELPGPAGSAQAFTVSGPDTLAAGRLAIGAEEVRTAGVPQIEARIAEHVDAIIEIADRNGITVTSPRERERRAGIVALAPMEPARLAAALVNAGISITARGSSLRLAPHAGTSSATIELLAQALDAHGNDPFTNS, from the coding sequence ATGAGCGCTCTCGATCACTATCTCGCCACGTTCGATGAGGAGCCGGGCTATCTCAACTGGGCGGCGTTCGGCCCTCTCTCCTCGCGAGTGCGGGACGAGGTCTTCGCAGACGCGGATCTGCTCGCCAGCGGGCGCCCGTCGTCTCTCGCGCTCGTGGCAGAGCGTGCGATGCAGGCACGCACGACCGTCGCGGAACTGCTCGGCGTCGACGCCGCGGATGTCACCCTCCAGCCCTCGTCGACACACGGACTGATGCACGCGATGTTCGGTCTGCGCGGCGAGGTGATCGCCGGCAGCGCGGAGTTCCCCAGCGTGAGCCTCACTCTCGAGCGCGCGGCGGCCGTCTCCCACGGAGCTCTCGTTCCTCGCTGGCTGGACCCGGACGACGGCCGTATCACCGCGGATGCGGTCGCCGAGGCGCTCGACGACGACGTCACCGCGGTGGTCATCAGCCATGTCGACTTCCGCACCGGCTATCGCGCGGACTTGGCGGCGCTGCGTGAGATCCTCGGGCCCGACCGCCTGCTGATCGTCGACGCCGTGCAGTCCTTCGGAGTGGTCGAGTGCGACTTCGCTGCCGCCGACGTCGTGGTGGGTCACGGCTACAAGTGGTTGCGCGCCGGCCGAGGCACCGGCTTCGCCTGGTTCTCACCGACCGCGCGCGAGCGCATAGCGCCGGTATTGAGCGGCATCACCGGTTCCGCGGCTCCCGGCCTCCCCATCGACGAGCTGCCCGGTCCTGCCGGGTCGGCGCAGGCCTTCACCGTCAGCGGCCCCGACACCCTGGCAGCGGGGCGACTCGCCATCGGCGCGGAGGAGGTGCGCACCGCCGGGGTCCCGCAGATCGAGGCGCGTATCGCCGAACACGTCGACGCGATCATCGAGATCGCCGACCGGAACGGGATCACGGTGACGTCTCCGAGGGAGCGCGAACGCCGGGCGGGCATCGTCGCTCTCGCGCCGATGGAGCCTGCGCGACTCGCGGCGGCTCTCGTCAACGCCGGCATCTCGATCACCGCACGCGGATCGTCGTTGCGTCTCGCCCCTCATGCGGGCACGAGCTCGGCGACGATCGAGCTGCTCGCGCAGGCACTCGACGCGCACGGCAACGACCCGTTCACGAACTCGTAA
- a CDS encoding DUF4307 domain-containing protein — protein MTTAQQLDERYGRTRRRRWPWVVVIVAAVAVVSALGWSVVSNQMNSVDSDDLGFELVDEHTVEVRFQVTGVQGKDVGCVVEALDEEFGVVGWKVVELPAGDSHSQTFSATVPTVAEATTGLVKACWVA, from the coding sequence GTGACGACCGCACAGCAACTCGACGAACGCTATGGCCGGACCCGGCGGCGGCGATGGCCCTGGGTCGTCGTGATCGTGGCCGCCGTGGCGGTGGTCTCAGCCCTCGGCTGGAGCGTGGTCTCGAACCAGATGAACTCGGTCGATTCCGACGACCTGGGCTTCGAGCTCGTCGACGAGCACACCGTCGAAGTGCGCTTCCAGGTGACCGGGGTCCAGGGCAAGGACGTGGGCTGCGTCGTCGAAGCGCTCGACGAGGAGTTCGGGGTGGTGGGCTGGAAGGTCGTCGAGCTGCCTGCCGGCGACAGCCACTCGCAGACCTTCTCGGCGACCGTGCCGACCGTCGCCGAGGCGACGACAGGTTTGGTGAAGGCCTGCTGGGTCGCTTAG
- a CDS encoding crosslink repair DNA glycosylase YcaQ family protein, whose translation MTDTLSAAQARRLALAAQGFTRARPSTVSARHLHRVMDRLGVLQIDSVNVFARSHYLPMFSRLGAYDPALLDRVFHSRTSHYVEYLAHEATFIPVEDWPLWRFRMDDFRARWSGPDSWTSTNARTMQWVMDELRDRGPLRPADLRADAPRERGSWWDWDDVKLALEHLWRTGDVAISGRKGFERSYALAERVIPEAILSQEVTREDAIRELTRRAARSSGVATQSDLADYHRIRDRAAISRSIADLVDAGDLVPTAVRGWERAGRPLPAWRHRESVLPRRVDAAALLTPFDPVVWFRDRALRAFELDYRIEIYVPAEKRRYGYYSLPVLVGDRIVARVDLKAERATSTLQVQSAWWEPQAKPAEDAERVAAELALAASWQGLAEISVSGWGTASDSLYAALSAGSGHAAVPTRRHVHAREDPM comes from the coding sequence GTGACCGACACTCTCAGCGCTGCTCAGGCGCGCCGGCTCGCGCTCGCTGCGCAGGGCTTCACGCGCGCGAGGCCGAGCACGGTGTCGGCCCGGCACCTGCACCGCGTCATGGATCGCCTCGGGGTCCTGCAGATCGATTCGGTGAACGTGTTCGCACGATCGCACTACCTTCCGATGTTCTCCAGGCTGGGGGCGTACGACCCGGCGCTGCTGGACAGGGTGTTCCATTCGCGCACGAGCCACTACGTCGAGTACCTGGCGCACGAGGCGACGTTCATCCCGGTCGAGGACTGGCCTCTCTGGCGCTTTCGGATGGACGACTTCCGTGCACGCTGGTCGGGACCGGATTCGTGGACGAGCACCAACGCGCGCACCATGCAGTGGGTCATGGACGAACTCCGCGATCGCGGACCGCTGCGACCGGCCGATCTTCGAGCCGACGCCCCGCGCGAACGGGGCTCGTGGTGGGACTGGGACGATGTGAAGCTCGCGCTCGAGCATCTGTGGCGTACCGGCGACGTGGCGATCAGCGGCCGCAAGGGATTCGAGCGCAGCTACGCGCTGGCGGAGCGGGTGATCCCCGAGGCGATCCTCTCGCAAGAGGTCACGCGCGAGGACGCCATACGAGAGCTCACGCGACGCGCCGCACGCTCCTCGGGAGTGGCGACGCAGTCCGATCTCGCCGACTATCACCGCATCCGCGACCGGGCCGCGATATCGCGCTCCATCGCCGATCTCGTCGATGCGGGCGACCTCGTACCGACAGCGGTACGGGGATGGGAGCGCGCAGGTCGGCCTCTTCCGGCCTGGCGGCACCGCGAGTCGGTTCTGCCGCGCAGAGTCGACGCGGCCGCCCTGCTGACGCCGTTCGACCCGGTCGTCTGGTTCCGCGACCGTGCCCTGCGGGCCTTCGAGCTCGACTACCGCATCGAGATCTACGTGCCCGCCGAGAAACGCCGATACGGCTACTACTCGCTGCCTGTGCTGGTCGGCGACCGGATCGTCGCCCGCGTCGACCTGAAGGCGGAGCGTGCGACCTCGACTCTGCAGGTGCAGTCGGCGTGGTGGGAGCCTCAGGCGAAGCCCGCAGAGGATGCCGAGCGGGTCGCCGCGGAACTCGCCCTCGCCGCTTCCTGGCAGGGCCTCGCAGAGATCTCTGTCTCGGGGTGGGGCACCGCCTCCGACAGCCTGTATGCCGC
- a CDS encoding AI-2E family transporter produces MSEDQRPRLRDLFRPRPAAPERPAPSETDAAVPVGLRVTAAYAWRLLLIAAAVAGIIWLVIELKLLVIPLMVGILITALLWPAMQWMLRHRFPRWLAVALSIIGTLAIVSLLLWLVIWQVRAQLPDVQARSSEAVEQFRQFLLTGPLHLSETQIQNYIDQGLEIINEQTQALLNGALAVGTTAAHVVTGAVLSLFILICLLADGRGIWRWTLRLFPRAARPAADAAASNGFATIVNYARTQLLVAAIDAVGIGVGAALLGVPLAIPVAVLVFLGSFVPIVGAVVTGAIAVLLALVYNGPWIALAMLAVVLGVQQLEGHILQPILMGSAVKVHPLAVVLVVAGGSMVGGIPGALFAVPLAAFVNVAAVTVSTGSWRTGDQPNADLIWSTVPREPRRRNR; encoded by the coding sequence ATGAGCGAAGATCAGCGTCCACGGCTGAGAGATCTCTTCCGTCCGCGCCCGGCGGCCCCCGAGCGCCCTGCGCCCTCCGAGACCGATGCGGCGGTTCCCGTCGGCCTGCGCGTCACGGCGGCCTACGCGTGGCGCCTGCTGCTGATCGCCGCTGCCGTCGCCGGGATCATCTGGCTCGTGATCGAGCTCAAGCTCCTCGTCATCCCGCTGATGGTCGGCATCCTCATCACGGCGCTGCTCTGGCCGGCGATGCAGTGGATGCTGCGCCATCGGTTCCCCCGATGGCTGGCCGTCGCCCTCTCGATCATCGGCACCCTCGCGATCGTCTCACTGCTGCTGTGGCTGGTGATCTGGCAGGTGCGTGCCCAGTTGCCCGACGTGCAGGCTCGCAGTTCTGAGGCCGTCGAGCAGTTCCGCCAGTTCCTGCTCACCGGCCCCCTGCACCTCAGCGAGACGCAGATCCAGAATTACATCGATCAGGGTCTGGAGATCATCAACGAGCAGACGCAGGCGCTCCTCAACGGGGCTCTCGCGGTCGGGACGACAGCCGCGCACGTCGTGACCGGAGCGGTGCTCTCGCTGTTCATCCTCATCTGCCTCCTCGCAGACGGGCGAGGCATCTGGCGCTGGACCCTGCGCCTCTTCCCGCGTGCCGCGCGTCCGGCAGCTGACGCTGCCGCGAGCAACGGCTTCGCCACGATCGTCAACTACGCCCGCACGCAGCTGCTCGTCGCCGCGATCGACGCGGTCGGCATCGGCGTCGGAGCCGCTCTGCTGGGAGTGCCGCTGGCCATCCCGGTCGCCGTCCTCGTCTTCCTCGGCTCGTTCGTCCCCATCGTGGGTGCCGTCGTGACCGGTGCGATCGCCGTGCTGCTCGCTCTCGTCTACAACGGGCCGTGGATCGCGCTCGCGATGCTCGCGGTGGTGCTCGGCGTGCAGCAACTCGAGGGTCACATCCTGCAGCCGATCCTCATGGGATCCGCGGTCAAGGTGCACCCGCTCGCCGTCGTCCTCGTGGTCGCCGGCGGTTCGATGGTGGGCGGCATCCCCGGAGCGCTCTTCGCGGTGCCGCTCGCGGCGTTCGTGAACGTCGCCGCGGTCACCGTCAGCACCGGCTCCTGGCGCACCGGCGACCAACCGAACGCAGACCTTATCTGGAGCACAGTCCCGCGCGAACCTAGACGGAGGAATCGATGA